Part of the Xiphophorus couchianus chromosome 2, X_couchianus-1.0, whole genome shotgun sequence genome, TACATTCCTGCACCCAGGTATTGATTTCCAGATGAAGAAGATGCAGGTGGACGGCGAGATGATGAGTCTGCAGATATGGGACACGGCCGGTCAGGAAAGGTACACCACTTCCTAGAAAGAAGTTTTATCAAGACGGTAGCGACATGGAAAAATGGATTGCATCACTGTAAATGTGTAAACATTGACTCAGAGAAAGATGCACTTTGCTTCAAAAGAGCTGtgcttccttttattttagGTTCCGTAGCATTGCCAAGTCCTTTTTCCGTAAAGCTCATGGAGTCCTGCTGCTTTATGATGTTACCTCAGAAAAGAGCTTTCTGAACGTCAGAGAGTGGATAGATCAAATTCAGGTATCCACAGCTCTGATGagacattaaatacatttcacaGATGGCTGTGATGCATATCAtatgtctttctgttttttttttttttaggaatccACAGATGAAAAAATTCCTTTTTGTATTGTCGGAAACAAGGTGGACCTCCGGGAGCAACTTCCTGAAGGAAGCTGCGTTTGCAGCTCACATGGAGAAAAGCTGGCCAAGGTGTTACTTTCACCACATGGATGATTGTTTTATAAAGATGTTCAGCCCTCGAGGTGTCAGAGTAAACAGTCTGCAGTCAGGAATGTTAACGCTTTGCTTTGTCTTTGCTTCGCAGGCGTACGGCGCCATGTTCTGTGAAACGAGTGCCAAGGAAGGAACCAACATTGTCGAAGCTGTGCTTCATCTAGCACGGTAGGAAAGTTGggatttgtgttttaattttcaagCCATACATGGCACATTTCTACTAATTATGTcatcaaaatgttaattatatttttatttggattcagTACACACGAGGTAAAGTGTTtcaaacttaacatttttaaaggatttttccTGAGAGGTGGTTAAAAAAAGTATAATGTTCTTATAACTAATAAGAACATCATATGACTTATGAACAAAgatatttaacagaaatgttgaaaagcaAAGCCCACATTCTGCACAGTATATGCCCTCAAGAATTAGTCAGGTCACCTTTTGCATGAGTTACTGTGTCAGTGACGCAGAGCTAATCAGCCTGTCTGCGCTGAGGCCTAAAGAAAGGCAAGGTTGTTTAAATGAATGCCTTCACCTTCCACCagagcagtgtttctcaatatgctctgcatattttagatgcgtctctgtTGCAGAATACATGATTCATACGATTGCGTGGTAAAggatacaataaatgcccaccaataccatcaagtgctgcagaagcctgttagtCACTCACTTATTCAAATCAGATGTGTTGCAGAAGGGAAAcgcctaaaacatgcaggacaaaCCTGAGGACCGGAAATGAGAAACACTGCTCTAGGGAGTACTCAATACGTTCTCTATGAGGGTCAGGTCAGGCAGGTTTAGTGTTTATGAGTGAGCCTTCATAAAATGTATAACTTTTTGTTGACGTGGCAAAAATGCCTAttctaaaagtatttaaagcatattgagatgcacctgtgcTTGTCTTTCTTATGTTTCtacagagaaataaagaaaaatggcaaattGAGGTGGGAGTCAGAATCTCAGATCATATTGAATGAAACTCTCCCAAAGAAGGTTGTTAAAGGTTGCTGTGGACTGTAAACATGAGGACAGAATAATGAAGAATATCATGCTGCTTGTATCTCAAAAAGGAACAACATTAAgcttgtttacatttgtttttactttattctatTTCACCTCTTAACTGTAAACATAGTTTTGTGAAGGGTTACTCTTTGGtcaaaatgaaggtttttgtaGTAAACTGCACATGTATAAATACAAATTGACATAatgtattttgtcaaaaatatttaagcttttatatttatttggaaatggatAACGTGAATTAGGATTTAGcctaaatatatttaatcattttaagagtttgtcaaatgtttttattaaaatctccCTTTGTAATCAGGACTGTAATGCTAACAGAGATGTATTTGTTTAGAGGATTACATTTACCAACATCTCCTTCAatattttatggtaaaatatattttaacatttggaCTTTGTGGAGTCCAAATGTAATTTTGAGCTATTTtacttagtgtttttttttttttacactttttaaagcatctttgtaagcaaaaataaaggCAATCCCTTCCCCAAATAAAACTGACTGcaaataacttttataaacttATTAACTGACTCTCTTCTAAAATCCActcttcagtaaaaacattcaaagctCAAGTTCAGTTTTCTTCCCGGCTGTGCTGCTCATACGGTGGGGACCTGCTGGTAGACAACTGGAAATCAATCAGTTCCAGTGAATCacatattttttccttcctgctgAGGAGTTTTAGTTTCTTGCGGTCATAATCATTGACGTCACCAAGCTGCCAAATGCCACCACCAGAGCTCCCAGGATGAACTTCCAGGAAAGTCCCTGAAAACATAAGATGGGAGTGGTATGAATCTGATTAATTTATCATAATatcaaatgaaatgaatgagTTGAGTACAATTAaagccagatatttacatacactatataatatctatatatatctgtTATGATTACTGTAATTTCCATTTGCCAAATGCCAGAATGAGTGAGAATAGAATTTACaacgtttttttaattttgacgTTTTTGCATACATTTCTTTAGTATTTTACTTAATGGTTTTTGCACCAATGTTTTGGGTATCCTTTGAAAATCCTTACACAATAGTCTGATGGACTTTTGGCCCATTGCTCCAGACAGAACTTATGTAACTGAATCAGCTTTATTGCCCACACTCGCCTTTTCAAATCTCAGCAGAGAGCAGGGCTTTCTGACAGCCACTGCAAAGCATTGACTTTAACTAATTTAGCTTTACAATTTCTTCTGCGGTTGATCCACACATGAACATGATCACTGGAGATTCCCGTGGTGTTTAtgcttacttttttaaaaaagattattgGAGCCATGATGTTCTCAGAGCACATAAACTTATACATTTGAGAtaagtaatacaaaaaaaaaatgttttatggcatttagcaaatgtaaagaaatattagTAACCCTAACTAACCTAGAACATAAGTTTGTCTCCATTTCCACTATCTTCCTATTCTTGCCTATCTGAGAGGCATCaacagtctgtcacagggcatcTTCTTACACAGCAGATgtaaatgtctgtaaatatctggtttctattctatttaatGGCTTACTGGAGACTTTTTCTTAGAAGGGATAAGGAATGGTGTGATATCATCTCCGAGCACCTTTGCTGGTTTGAGTCTCCACTGTTGCGTATCTTTGCCTCCTGATTGTCGTTTGACAAGTTTGGACAATTCTGCATGGATTGCCTAAGTGTACACAAGAACATGTCTTTatgaaaactttgaaattatACAGTGCATAAGTAATGTGTTCACagcacttcactttttccacattttatgttacaaccTTATTTGAGATTGTAATAAATGACTCTCTCCTCAAAATTCCACACACAACATCCTATCATAACCATGTGgaatttttgcaaatttattaagcatagaaaatcaagaaatcacatttttgtcattcaCATGCATGAAGCTTAAAATTGAGCTGCTTCCACTGGTCATCCTTGGTATTTCTACAGCTTTAATTGAGTCCATGCTGGATTTGATTTCAATAGGCTGCAAGGTTCCACCTTTTAAAGAGCTGTAGCTGCAAGTGGCAGACCTCTGGAatataccaacacaaagttgtgctGAGGTGGGTGGGGCATTAAAGCTGCTCAAAGTTAAGGAGGAGGTGGATGATACCACATACAGggcaaacatggagaaaaaccTGTTAGATTTTGCAAAAGACAAGATACTGAAGCAGATGATTaatttccagcaggacaacaaccctaaagATCAGTGAGAGCTGCAACAGATAGATCAAAGCACATTCATCTGTTAAAATGATCCAGTCAAAGTTTGGAGGATAATCTAAAGCTTTTCAACAAATCTGACTGAACTATTTTTCAAATGAGATTGATCAAAGATTTCAGGTTCCAGTCGTGCGCGGCTGATAAAGTCATCCAAATAATTTACAGCTGGAAATGCATCAAAAGGAGGATCTACGAATTATGGACTCaatttgatttgttaaaaaaaaaaaaatctgattttttttttttccccacaacacAATCACTAATTTGTGTTGGACTATCCCATGAAATCCTCCAAAATACATTACTGGCAGGTTAGGAAGGAACATAAAAAGAGGAAGGATCATCTCATCCACATGATCTCACCTTGGTGGTTGGCTCCAGTTTCAAGGCCTGTTTTAGCACCTCCATGGCCTCTTTGTATTCACCCTTATCTGACAGCAGCTGAAAGAGATTAGAAGACCTGAAGTGTGAGCACTACTAGAATACCcataaattaaagtaattatGTCCCAATATAATTTTCCCTCAAAATAATATCTAACACAAGATGAAACAGATTACAAAGAATGCCATGTGTGGTCATTATTAGAGATGGGGTGAGATGTTTTATTACATCTCTCGGTGATAACGTGACTCTCACCTTTCCGGTCCTGAAAAGGGCCTTGACGTTGTTGGGCTGGAGGGTCAGGACGTCCCGGCTGGTGTGCAGTGCCTCGTTGAACTGCTCCAGTCTGAGCTGAGCGGTGGCCAGGTTGTTCAGACACTTCACCCGGTATTCCctcacctcttcctcctcctccttcatgCCAACATCATTACCATCTGCACAGACACAGGCATGTAGCTCACTGCATGCCCACCTGCACTTGGTACTGgattgatttcattttattataaaccaaagaagaaaaaaacaaatggggGAGAAAAAAGTAGTTGCATAAATCATCTTGGgagggatgtttttttttccttttaatccttatttaaaaaaaaccaaattcCCAGTGGTTCATGCTCTGCTTTTTAATTCAGCTGGTTATAGTATTCCTTCTCCTGCATGGTGTCTGTACCAGACCCAGACGTCCAACTGAAAGAGGTATTGACCAAAAAAATGAGGACTTGTTCACACAGACATTTTACTCTGTCTTATTGGATCACAAATTCAAGCAGTTTATGAACAGTTTCTGTGTACTAAGTTTAACCTTATTGCTGATTTTAGCCATTTGTCTTTAtggtgttgattttttttttatttgtttttctggaatGTCTAGTTTTGACTTTATGCTGTTAGCAGCAAAATAGTTGATACTACTTCCACCAGTTGTTTATGTCCTGCCACTAAAATAAAGGCTGGAAatgatttagattttctttttttttacccctccagggggtctttttgtgggctctagtgtcccttatatgacagtagactgacaggaaacggggaaggagagaggggaagacatgcggcaaatgtcgtcgggtccgggagtcgaacccgcgacggccgcgtcgaggactcaaggcctccaaatacgggtcgcgctaaccgctactccaccacggcacgccccatgatttagattttctttcatgaaaatgtttgtttcctcaAGGTGGAATAGATAGATAAAGACAAATCTGGTACTTTTTTCACTAAATAAGagctggatttttaaaaaaaaaactgttatatGGATGATTTTAGCAGAACGTTTCTAATGttacctgtgtgtaatttaatctctgtaTTAATACACCTGTTCTGGTGTATGCGTTTGAACACTTTAAGTTGGATtccaatcatttaaaattttgctaGACCTGTAAATATAATAACTGCATTTCTCCAGTTTAATTCTTCATCTTCTCTTTGACTGATTACAATATCTGTATGATCTGAACAAACTCCTCTCTTTGGTGTCGCATTGGATTCACTCAGCATTCAGCTCTTATTGATTCATTATGAGGCAGCTCATGTTTTTACCTCATCATCTTATTCAGCCACATTTCTCCCTCAGGCTTTCTCTGCCTCGTCGATAATTAGCGTGATTAAGGAGGTTGAAATGGTAGGAAAGTTGATTGGCTTTgatcatgcaaaaaaaattaagtgaaagCATTTACGGTGGCGCTCAGCACAGATGGACGCAGCCATGCATAGAGACGCTGCGATTAGTGTGATTGGTGGAGCACTCCTGTCAAATGACATTCTATACCTGCAGTTCACATACCCTTGTTATAGCTACCAGCATAGAAATACCCAATCATTATGTCAGTGATACCTTGGCTGTGTGTGGTCAGCACCTCCAGAGCTACATAATAAGCTCTGGCAGCCAGGCTATACTCCTCTCTCTGGAAGTGAAAGTTTCCTCGCTCTCTCTTCTGGTTGCCAATGCGGATGCGGTCAGCGATGGGCAGAGTTTCTGGGTCTGGTTTGTCTCTGATGTCCAGCAGCTGCAGTTGGTAGAGTAGTGGAGCCCATGCAGGGATGTCAGGCTCTCTGCACAGACATAAGCAAGCAAAGTTAATACCAGGGTACAAAGTAGTTCCCTACTTTTCTCAAATTCTCTTTATGTTTATGTTcagatattttctgtaaatatagaaaatatgtaCAGAGTGGATGACAGAGACCAAAAAACTTCCTTAACTTTTTCCTGATTTCCTagtgaatacattttctttgttgtgctTCTGTCACACCATGCATATATTCTTTGTTTCCATTTAGAGTTTGacggggaaaaaaagaattgactTCCATGTCACTAATAAAATGGATACAGTCCCATCCTAAGTTCTATGTGTTGCCATTGAGAGTAATTTGGAGTTTACTTGGTTGTCAACTCAACCctgtgtaaacatttttacattgtaaTATTGTGTAGAAaaatttgacatgttttataaattaaaatatgaaaagtgatGTGCGCTCTTGTGTTTTCTAGAAGCATCTTTTGCTGCAAATATGGCAGAAAGTATTAAGAAATTTTCCGCTTTGCACACCTATAGACTGAGATTTCTGCCCAtgcttctttgcaaaatagctttAGCTCAGCCAGATTACATGGAATGcttctgtgaatatttttttgtcacagaTTTTAACTTTTCACCTTGATTTAGGTCagtactttgactggaccattttaaTTCATGAAAATTATTGGATTTTAACCATTGTACTGTTGCTCAGCTTTTATGTTTAGGGTTGTCCTTCTGAGAAGTACACCTCTGCACCAGTCTTAAGTCAGTTTTAGTCtccaacacagttttttttttttttaccaggatTGCGCTGTATTTCTTTCGTCCATCTTCTAAActactctgaccagcttctctgtccCCAACAGCATAACGT contains:
- the fkbp16 gene encoding FKBP prolyl isomerase 16 isoform X1 encodes the protein METEPCCEERRDGVLDPTEPEVAERISEPADCDPLNKLPCGPPEQGEELCGKEPSEIENHAVESKDTEIKSVSNCEQEREQAECKVEKKLKKTNSWKMVRFQDPSTEEDVVERDSSAEILFPEYAVEEWTCAQFEELFMAEDWENITEDRLLRKKILESGDEQVPRSTWGQEITVKMQGVLEDRTVVEKDCKLVFVIGEGDVIQALEECVMSMQKGEITLLVADSQYAYGLLGREPDIPAWAPLLYQLQLLDIRDKPDPETLPIADRIRIGNQKRERGNFHFQREEYSLAARAYYVALEVLTTHSQDGNDVGMKEEEEEVREYRVKCLNNLATAQLRLEQFNEALHTSRDVLTLQPNNVKALFRTGKLLSDKGEYKEAMEVLKQALKLEPTTKAIHAELSKLVKRQSGGKDTQQWRLKPAKVLGDDITPFLIPSKKKSPGLSWKFILGALVVAFGSLVTSMIMTARN